The Thermodesulfovibrionales bacterium genome includes a region encoding these proteins:
- a CDS encoding cytochrome c3 family protein produces MRIISLVLFLIHLLSSVSSSEDSCTARCHQPMLKGKNIHPPAYSCESCHLLLGDRHPVKNKKTFSLISEVPLLCWTCHQEPKPLSSTHPPFKQGLCTGCHNPHESEHSGLLKESPEKVCLSCHEDKHKGNFLHGPSAAGDCFYCHGAHQSEKKFLLKNKEPDLCLDCHYDISIELKKPSIHPAINSGCSSCHNPHASNYRKFLINQGDRLCFSCHPLIEEKISRSKSVHRPIKTDKACASCHLPHSSSGTKLMEKSGMDACLECHKKFIDIKRDRYLHGPINNGDCSSCHDSHGSQYRKLLVMDFPEELYVPYNEKAYALCFSCHNRDLLRYPDTSFATGFRDGNRNLHYLHVNKKDKGRSCRFCHTIHGGTLPKLIAEKVRFGNWDLPVGFTKTETGGTCAPGCHRKYTYDRKTRAR; encoded by the coding sequence ATGAGAATAATATCACTGGTTTTATTCCTGATACACCTCTTAAGTTCAGTATCTTCTTCAGAAGATTCCTGTACAGCCAGATGCCATCAGCCCATGCTCAAGGGAAAGAATATCCATCCACCGGCTTATTCCTGTGAAAGCTGTCATTTACTCCTTGGAGACAGGCATCCGGTAAAGAATAAAAAAACCTTTAGTCTTATATCAGAGGTACCATTGCTTTGCTGGACATGCCATCAGGAACCAAAACCTTTATCTTCAACCCATCCACCCTTTAAACAGGGACTCTGTACAGGCTGTCATAATCCCCATGAATCCGAGCACAGTGGTCTCCTGAAGGAATCTCCTGAAAAGGTATGCCTGTCCTGTCATGAAGACAAACATAAAGGAAATTTTCTTCATGGACCATCTGCCGCTGGAGACTGTTTTTACTGTCATGGTGCCCATCAATCAGAAAAAAAATTTCTTTTAAAAAATAAGGAGCCAGACCTCTGTCTTGACTGCCATTATGATATCTCAATAGAACTTAAAAAACCCTCTATACATCCAGCCATTAATTCCGGTTGCTCCTCCTGCCATAATCCCCATGCCTCTAACTATAGAAAATTTCTTATCAATCAGGGCGACAGACTCTGTTTCTCCTGTCATCCATTGATTGAAGAAAAAATAAGCAGATCAAAATCAGTTCACAGACCTATTAAGACTGATAAAGCCTGTGCATCCTGCCATTTACCTCACTCAAGCTCGGGCACAAAACTCATGGAAAAGTCTGGTATGGATGCCTGCCTTGAGTGCCATAAGAAATTCATAGATATAAAAAGAGACAGGTATCTTCACGGGCCTATTAATAATGGAGATTGCTCTTCCTGTCATGACAGTCATGGAAGCCAGTATAGAAAACTTCTTGTAATGGATTTTCCAGAAGAGTTATATGTGCCTTATAACGAAAAAGCCTATGCGCTGTGCTTTTCCTGTCATAACAGAGATCTGCTCAGATACCCGGACACAAGTTTTGCCACAGGATTCAGGGATGGAAACAGGAACCTACACTATCTTCATGTCAATAAAAAGGACAAGGGCAGAAGCTGCAGGTTCTGCCATACAATCCATGGAGGTACCCTTCCAAAATTAATTGCAGAAAAAGTAAGATTCGGAAACTGGGACCTTCCAGTTGGTTTCACTAAAACCGAAACAGGTGGAACCTGCGCACCTGGCTGTCACAGAAAATATACATACGATAGAAAAACCAGAGCAAGATGA
- a CDS encoding PilZ domain-containing protein, translated as MSIPERKSRRKKIFQEISINIPGEASSNFKGVLLDISEEGLGLSTEYPLKPGQLIEIIMQEGIVTGTVMWTFKRNGLFRAGIYRNSIRKKSI; from the coding sequence ATGAGTATTCCTGAAAGAAAATCCAGAAGGAAAAAGATTTTTCAGGAGATATCCATAAATATACCTGGGGAAGCCAGCAGTAATTTCAAAGGCGTACTATTAGATATAAGTGAAGAAGGGCTGGGGCTTTCAACAGAATATCCCCTGAAGCCAGGACAGCTAATAGAGATAATAATGCAGGAAGGTATTGTTACAGGCACTGTCATGTGGACTTTTAAAAGGAATGGTCTTTTCAGGGCAGGGATCTACAGGAATAGTATAAGAAAGAAATCTATTTGA
- a CDS encoding sigma-54 dependent transcriptional regulator encodes MMTAINSPEASGFRKKALVVDDESIIRLSLKKFLEDEGFISLTSSTGMDALKKIEEDHPDLVILDIQLPDSNGLNLLKTIKEMNPSITVIMITGHADVKGAVEAMKIGALDYLEKPIDFKNLKETLSRLRFDVQEHATEAEGLITLNPRMKEIYRVAERLATKSDVTILVLGESGTGKNFLCKKLHDISPRRNMPFVEVSCSNIPEHLIESELFGYEKGAFTDAKNLKKGLVEIAHGGTIFLDEIGDMPYPMQSKLLTLIEEKRFRRIGGLQFLRTDVRILAATNKNLQQLVHEGKFRLDLYYRLNVATVELLPLRERKEDIPLLANNFLKHYTEKYSTGKKTFTEQTIEAMQRYSWPGNIRELKNLVEKLVILSKSYEIGIHDLPEYFLKNETTCPSEELKTFERSFANLSLRDIEIECIRKALQIARGNQKKAAELLNISRDTLRYRLKKLGIRASEYKR; translated from the coding sequence ATGATGACTGCAATAAACAGTCCTGAGGCTTCAGGCTTCAGAAAGAAAGCCCTTGTTGTGGATGATGAATCCATAATAAGACTTTCACTGAAAAAATTTCTTGAGGATGAGGGATTTATCTCCCTTACTTCAAGCACAGGTATGGATGCCCTTAAAAAGATTGAAGAGGACCATCCAGATTTAGTAATCCTTGATATCCAGCTTCCTGACTCAAATGGATTAAACCTCCTTAAAACAATTAAGGAGATGAATCCATCAATAACAGTGATCATGATAACAGGGCATGCAGATGTGAAAGGTGCTGTTGAGGCAATGAAGATTGGCGCCCTTGATTATCTTGAAAAACCAATAGATTTCAAAAATCTCAAAGAAACCCTTTCAAGATTAAGGTTTGATGTTCAAGAACATGCTACCGAAGCAGAAGGTTTGATTACCTTAAATCCAAGGATGAAGGAGATTTACAGGGTAGCAGAAAGGCTCGCCACAAAGTCAGATGTAACAATACTTGTTCTCGGTGAAAGCGGAACCGGTAAAAATTTTCTTTGCAAAAAACTCCATGATATAAGTCCTAGAAGGAACATGCCTTTTGTAGAGGTAAGCTGTTCAAACATACCCGAACATCTAATAGAAAGTGAGCTTTTTGGATACGAAAAAGGTGCCTTTACTGATGCAAAGAACCTGAAAAAGGGTCTTGTTGAAATAGCCCATGGAGGAACCATATTCCTTGATGAAATAGGTGACATGCCCTATCCTATGCAGTCAAAACTTCTCACTCTTATTGAAGAAAAAAGATTCAGAAGGATCGGGGGTCTGCAGTTCCTAAGAACAGATGTAAGGATACTTGCTGCAACCAATAAAAACCTGCAGCAGCTGGTACATGAAGGAAAATTCAGGCTTGACCTTTATTACAGATTAAATGTGGCTACTGTGGAACTGCTACCTCTTAGAGAAAGAAAGGAAGATATTCCACTACTGGCAAACAATTTCTTAAAACATTACACCGAAAAATACAGTACCGGTAAGAAAACCTTCACAGAGCAAACAATTGAGGCAATGCAGAGATACAGCTGGCCAGGAAATATAAGGGAATTAAAAAATCTTGTAGAAAAGCTTGTCATACTTTCAAAATCTTATGAGATTGGAATCCATGACCTGCCAGAATATTTTTTAAAAAATGAGACAACATGTCCATCAGAGGAATTAAAAACTTTTGAAAGAAGTTTCGCTAACCTCTCGCTTAGGGACATAGAAATAGAATGTATAAGAAAAGCCCTCCAAATTGCCAGAGGAAATCAAAAAAAGGCTGCTGAACTGCTCAATATAAGCAGGGATACACTCCGCTACCGCTTAAAAAAACTAGGTATCAGGGCTTCAGAATACAAAAGGTGA